Within the Salmo salar chromosome ssa12, Ssal_v3.1, whole genome shotgun sequence genome, the region atataaatattaggacgagcaatgtcggagtggcatagactaaaataaagtagaatagaatacagtatgtatatatgagtaaagcagtatgtaaacattattaaagtgactagtgttccattattaaagtggccagtgattccatgtgtatgtacatagggcagcagcctgtaaggtgcagggttgagtaaccgggtggaagttatttagtgatggctatttaacagtctgatggccttgagatagaagctgtttttcagcctaCCTGtccaactttgatgcacctgtactgattttgccttctggatgatatcggggtgaacaggctgtggctccgggtggttgatgtccttgatgatatttttggccttcctgtgacatcgggtgctataggtgtcctggagagcagacAGTGTGCCCCTGGTGACGCGTTGggtagaccgcaccaccctctggagagccctgcagttgcgggcggtgcagttgccgtaccaggcggtgatacagctcgacaggatgctctcaattgtgcatctgtaaaagtttgagggtcttcggggccaagacaaatttcttcagcctcctgaggttgaagaggcgctgttgtgccttcttcaccacactgtctgtgggtggaccatttcagattgtcagggatgtgtacgctgaggaacttgaagctttccaccttctccactgataGTTCCTAAACCAGTTCTACTTAGCTGGAAAGGTTTATTTCAAAGAGAAGTTGTCTTTTTCCATAACAAGCAAACAAAACAATTGCCTTGCTATTTAGGATGGTGTCATATTGCTAAATCTACATATTAATAATGTAACTAGCTAGTGTGCTGTTAAAACTGCACTGTCACTCTTCATCATATAGGATTCTGAAGACCCGTCCAGCCCATCTCCATCCTGCTCCAACGAACCCCAACCCATGGTGTCCCCGAGTCTTGACAGGAACCGTGGTGACCAGGAGGACAGTAACCATGGTGATCAGAAAGACACAGCGCAGGGTCAGGAGAGGGTTACTGCGAGTCTGGACATGAACAGTGAAACACCAACATTTAATATCGTagtcaaagaagaagaagaagactgggAACTAGATAATACAGGTGGGTAGCTGGAGCCAGGCTAACTTGAGATGGGTCCCAAAGGGTatgctattccctttatagtgcactactgtagaccagaatggcacgctattccctatatagtgcactactgtagaccagaatggcaccctattccctatatagagagcactactgtagaccagaatggcaccctattccctatatagtgcactactgtagaccagaatggcacgctattccctatatagtgcactactgtagaccagaatggcaccctattccctatatagtgcactactgtataccagaatggcaccctattacctatatagtgcactactgttgaccagaatggcaccctattccctatatagtgcactactgttgaccagaatggcaccctattccctatatagtgcactactgttgaccagaatggcaccctattccctatatagtgcactactgtagaccagaatggcaccctattccctatatagtgcactactgtataccagaatggcaccctattccctatatagtgcactactcttgaccagaatggcaccctattccctatatagtccactactcttgaccagaaccctatggctatggtcaaaattagtgcactttatagggtggcatttggggaGCTTTCTTGGATAGCTTTGCCATAAATTCTACAACAGGAGAAGCACAGGACATGTTGTAAAATAAGGGAGAAACCCAGTAGGTATGCATATGCACACTGAGTCTGACTCAGTCTCACTGACTATATCTGTCCTGTCTCATCCCCACAGGAGAGAGTCCCAGCCATCACTCTGCAGCCGGGGAGAGACCCTCTACATCAGGAGAACCTAAACAACACCAGATAAAACGCAGAACGAGGCAGAAAAAGACCCACCCATGCCCAGATTGTGGGAAACACTGCCAGACATTATCGGCACTACAAATACACATGAGaacccacacaggagagaagccttacgcTTGCTTTGTGTGTGAGAAAACGTTCATTATTAGACAAGCTTTGAAAACACACCAACGaacccacacaggagagaagccttatacctGCTCTGAGTGTGGGAAGGGCTTCGCTCATCAATGTAGTTTGAGATACCACCAAAAGAGGAATTCTGAACAGATTAAAACAGACCCGAATGAGAAGATAACCTGCTGCTGTGGACAAGAGTTCTCCTCAAAGTGCGTTCTGGAGGTTCACTTGAAGACAGACACTGGAGCCAAGCCTTACACCTGCTGTGTTTGTGGCAAGAGGTTCAATAAAGAATCATTAAAAGAACACCAGCGatctcacacaggagagatgccTTACTCTTGCTCTTTCTGTGGCAAGGGTTACTACCACAAACCGGCTTGGAAAGCCCACGAGCGAACACACACCGAGGAGAAGCCCCTGTGCTCTGTGTGCGGACGGACCTGCTCTAGTAAGTATACGTTAAAAGTCCAcgagcgaacacacacaggagagatgcCTTTCCTCTGCTCTGAGTGTGGCAAGGGCTTCATCAGTAAAGGACTCCTGATGACCCACGAGCGATTCAACTGTTCTGGGGGAGAGGAACAACGTCGAGCAAAGAGCTTTCACAAGTGTCCGGACTGTGGGAAGGAGTTCACTCAAGCAAACAAACTGGAGAGACacatgagaacacacacaggagagaggcctTACCAGTGCTCTGTGTGTGGGATGACGTTCAACCAGAAAGGGAATCTCAAAACGCATTTTAAAGTGCACACAGGTGAGTGTCCTCTACCATTAATACATCCTGATGGCCTACTAGAAAACTGTCAGTGATCAAAACCATGTTGTTTTAAAAACAATAATCTCATCCACACCTTAACAATAACATTGTTGCATTgtgtctgtctctcctttctctctgtccgttTGTCATGCAGGCAGGGATCCCAGTTTCCTGCCTGACATGGACATGAGGACGACTTCTTCAGAAGCAGTGAAACAACCTCCGGACAACAGACATAATGTTGGGAAACCACAACGATGCCTGAATCAGATTGGCAAGGAGGGAACCCACACCCTTCCGGCACCACAAACCCACAACCTTCCGGCACCACAAACCCACAACCTACCGGCACCACAAACCCACAACCTTCCGGCACCACAAACCCACAACCTACCGGCACCACAAACCCACAACCTACCGGCACCACAAACCCACAACCTACCGGCACCACAAACCCACAACCTACCGGCACCACAAACCCACAACCTACCGGCACCACAAACCCACCACCTCCCGGCACCGCAGAGGGAAGGAAGCCACCACCTCCCGGCACCACAGAAACCCACCATGTCCCCCAGGGGAGAAAAACGCTATCTCTGCACTGAATGTGGCAAGACTTACACCAGGGAATATGACCTCCGAGTCCATCTcagaacgcacacaggagagagaccgtACCAGTGCTATGACTGCGGGAAGGCCTACGTCCGGAAAAACAATCTCCAACAACACCGGCGGTCACATGCTCCCAAGCCCATGGGACCG harbors:
- the LOC106564093 gene encoding oocyte zinc finger protein XlCOF6-like gives rise to the protein MDEDSEDPSSPSPSCSNEPQPMVSPSLDRNRGDQEDSNHGDQKDTAQGQERVTASLDMNSETPTFNIVVKEEEEDWELDNTGESPSHHSAAGERPSTSGEPKQHQIKRRTRQKKTHPCPDCGKHCQTLSALQIHMRTHTGEKPYACFVCEKTFIIRQALKTHQRTHTGEKPYTCSECGKGFAHQCSLRYHQKRNSEQIKTDPNEKITCCCGQEFSSKCVLEVHLKTDTGAKPYTCCVCGKRFNKESLKEHQRSHTGEMPYSCSFCGKGYYHKPAWKAHERTHTEEKPLCSVCGRTCSSKYTLKVHERTHTGEMPFLCSECGKGFISKGLLMTHERFNCSGGEEQRRAKSFHKCPDCGKEFTQANKLERHMRTHTGERPYQCSVCGMTFNQKGNLKTHFKVHTGRDPSFLPDMDMRTTSSEAVKQPPDNRHNVGKPQRCLNQIGKEGTHTLPAPQTHNLPAPQTHNLPAPQTHNLPAPQTHNLPAPQTHNLPAPQTHNLPAPQTHNLPAPQTHNLPAPQTHHLPAPQREGSHHLPAPQKPTMSPRGEKRYLCTECGKTYTREYDLRVHLRTHTGERPYQCYDCGKAYVRKNNLQQHRRSHAPKPMGPTRHLGRPPRVGSSSGRSNQSPRVGKA